The Deltaproteobacteria bacterium genome window below encodes:
- a CDS encoding sulfate adenylyltransferase — protein MSAIKKPKALLRVTTAGSVDDGKSTLIGRLLYEADAILDDQLRSIERGANGPDLSLVTDGLKSEREQGITIDVAYKYFASAKTKFILADAPGHLQYTRNMVTAASTADVGIILVDARQGLTEQTRRHAYILHLLGVSDIILAINKVDLVGYDRARIQKISVDFRSLSWHQESCSVHVIPISALTGANVTKSSAYTPWYDGPPLATLLDDLAAAKARHLDVQPGFTLPLQHVVRSRHGKRIALGTIASGSLRPGDRVRVLPTGTTSNVAALWRNGNVTTEATTGDSVAVSLSDERDLERGYIITPEDHLWRPTGRFKANLVWFDDQPWERDKSYLLRTGTQRASAQISEIDHKFDLASLTPVPAGELSVNDIATVSLELSRDLYVSAFRDDRRAGSFILVDKENFRTVAAGMITQIQDKDLDRHSKSSQFSSLGLTALEVQILDSLREQGWDVSLRRRPALTEHR, from the coding sequence ATGAGCGCAATTAAAAAGCCAAAGGCCCTACTCCGCGTCACTACTGCTGGCAGCGTTGACGACGGTAAGTCAACTTTGATTGGGCGCCTACTCTATGAGGCGGATGCCATCCTTGATGATCAGCTGCGGAGTATCGAGCGAGGCGCCAATGGTCCTGATCTGTCACTAGTGACCGATGGTCTTAAGTCCGAGCGTGAGCAAGGCATCACTATCGATGTGGCCTACAAATATTTTGCTTCGGCCAAGACTAAGTTCATACTGGCCGATGCTCCAGGACATCTGCAGTACACGCGTAACATGGTCACTGCTGCCTCTACGGCTGATGTGGGCATTATCCTGGTCGACGCTAGACAAGGCCTGACGGAGCAAACACGGCGGCACGCCTATATCCTGCACTTACTAGGCGTAAGTGACATCATTTTGGCCATCAACAAAGTCGACCTAGTTGGCTACGACCGCGCACGGATCCAGAAGATCAGCGTCGACTTTCGGAGCCTTTCGTGGCATCAAGAATCTTGTAGCGTGCATGTGATACCGATCAGTGCCCTTACGGGTGCCAATGTCACTAAAAGCAGCGCGTATACGCCTTGGTACGATGGACCTCCTCTAGCCACGCTACTCGATGACCTAGCCGCGGCCAAGGCGCGTCACCTAGACGTCCAACCTGGGTTTACCCTCCCACTCCAGCACGTCGTCCGCTCGCGCCATGGCAAACGCATTGCCCTCGGAACGATTGCATCAGGCTCACTGAGACCAGGCGACAGGGTCCGCGTACTACCTACGGGAACTACTAGCAACGTCGCTGCCCTGTGGCGCAATGGCAACGTCACAACTGAAGCCACCACTGGCGACAGTGTCGCCGTATCGCTAAGTGATGAACGCGACCTTGAGCGCGGTTATATTATCACCCCCGAAGATCACCTGTGGCGTCCCACAGGCAGGTTTAAAGCAAACTTAGTTTGGTTTGACGATCAGCCATGGGAGCGCGACAAAAGCTATCTTCTGCGGACTGGAACACAGAGGGCTAGCGCCCAGATCTCCGAGATCGATCACAAATTTGATCTGGCCAGTTTAACCCCGGTCCCGGCGGGTGAACTCAGTGTCAACGACATAGCGACGGTCTCATTAGAATTGAGCAGGGATTTATATGTCAGCGCCTTTAGGGATGATCGTCGCGCTGGATCCTTTATCCTGGTCGATAAAGAGAACTTCCGCACCGTTGCGGCCGGCATGATTACCCAGATTCAGGATAAGGATCTCGATCGCCACAGTAAATCATCTCAGTTTAGCAGCCTAGGACTCACGGCACTGGAGGTGCAAATTTTAGACTCGCTGCGGGAGCAGGGATGGGACGTATCGCTGAGGCGCCGACCAGCTCTTACGGAACATCGGTGA
- the cysD gene encoding sulfate adenylyltransferase subunit CysD, translating into MPISPDSDTYLSTLESESIEILREVAATAEHPAILYSVGKDSSVLVHLASKAFYPGRVPFPLIHVDTGFKFPEMYTFRDEAAKRYGLELIVHRNEDAIARDTNPFKLGTKACCGLLKTKALLDVLAKYQIDAAIGGARRDEERSRAKERIFSFRDAHGQWDPKNQRPELWHLYNSSVRPGEHMRVFPLSNWTEFDIWNYIRREAIPIVPLYYAVPRPVIVRGTQLIPVDAHSPLSTSESVKTVMCRFRTLGCSPCTGAVASEATDIEQIIAELFASRVSERSTRIIDHDQDASMELKKREGYF; encoded by the coding sequence ATGCCCATAAGTCCTGATAGTGACACCTACCTCAGTACTCTCGAGTCGGAGAGTATAGAAATTCTCCGCGAAGTCGCTGCAACGGCAGAGCATCCGGCTATTCTCTATTCAGTAGGCAAAGACTCGAGCGTCCTAGTGCACCTTGCGAGCAAGGCCTTTTACCCAGGACGCGTGCCATTTCCGCTGATTCACGTCGATACGGGATTTAAGTTCCCCGAGATGTACACGTTTCGAGATGAGGCCGCCAAGAGATACGGGCTGGAACTTATCGTCCATAGGAATGAGGATGCGATAGCGCGGGACACCAATCCCTTTAAACTGGGCACTAAAGCTTGCTGCGGACTATTAAAGACCAAAGCCCTACTCGACGTGCTGGCAAAATATCAGATTGATGCCGCCATCGGCGGAGCTCGTCGTGACGAGGAAAGATCTCGCGCCAAAGAGCGTATCTTCTCGTTCCGTGACGCACACGGACAGTGGGATCCGAAGAATCAGCGTCCCGAACTCTGGCACCTTTACAATAGCAGCGTCCGTCCTGGCGAACATATGCGCGTCTTCCCCTTATCAAACTGGACAGAATTCGACATCTGGAACTACATACGTCGCGAAGCGATTCCGATCGTGCCCCTCTACTACGCGGTGCCACGGCCCGTCATTGTGCGCGGCACGCAGCTCATTCCCGTCGATGCTCACTCTCCTCTAAGTACATCAGAAAGCGTCAAGACCGTCATGTGCCGTTTTAGAACTCTAGGCTGCAGTCCATGTACGGGTGCTGTAGCGTCCGAGGCCACTGACATCGAGCAGATCATTGCCGAGCTATTTGCGTCGCGAGTCTCAGAGAGATCAACGCGGATCATTGATCATGATCAAGACGCTTCCATGGAACTCAAGAAACGTGAGGGTTACTTCTGA
- a CDS encoding phosphoadenylyl-sulfate reductase, with protein MSALTEAILHADIQKLNQDYGHWDSTSIAGGVVAALNHKTVSDKLGVDKLIFASSFGLEDVALQHILMPWMAHIDVVVLDTGRLPEATFDVMERWRAQFGLKIRVERPVRQDVASWVEAHGVDAFYDSVERRLECCQLRKILPLERALAGKRAWFTGLRRGQSMARQEVQVFDLDPAGRLKVSPLAHWSLQDTWYYVKKHRLPYNRLHDEGFPSIGCEPCTRAVLPGEDIRAGRWWWEQESKKECGLHGSSRLTAKHWEAKDAHKS; from the coding sequence ATGAGTGCCTTAACTGAGGCGATTTTACATGCCGATATCCAGAAGCTAAATCAAGATTACGGCCATTGGGATTCAACTTCCATTGCGGGGGGCGTAGTCGCGGCGCTCAACCATAAAACCGTCAGCGACAAGCTTGGCGTCGATAAACTGATATTTGCTAGTAGTTTTGGCCTCGAAGATGTGGCCCTACAACACATACTGATGCCATGGATGGCACATATCGATGTCGTGGTTCTCGATACTGGGCGTTTACCGGAGGCAACCTTCGACGTCATGGAGCGATGGCGCGCGCAATTTGGACTCAAGATTCGGGTCGAGCGACCGGTGAGGCAAGACGTCGCCAGCTGGGTGGAGGCCCATGGTGTTGATGCCTTCTACGACAGCGTCGAGCGGCGTCTGGAGTGCTGCCAGCTGCGCAAAATACTGCCGCTAGAGCGGGCACTGGCCGGTAAAAGGGCCTGGTTTACTGGGCTAAGACGCGGCCAATCAATGGCGCGGCAAGAGGTTCAGGTTTTTGACCTCGATCCCGCGGGGCGACTCAAGGTAAGCCCGCTCGCCCACTGGTCCCTCCAAGATACGTGGTATTACGTCAAAAAACACCGCCTCCCCTACAATCGACTTCATGACGAGGGCTTTCCCAGCATCGGTTGTGAGCCGTGTACGCGCGCCGTGTTACCGGGCGAGGACATCCGCGCCGGGCGCTGGTGGTGGGAGCAAGAGAGCAAAAAAGAGTGCGGCCTACACGGGTCTTCGCGCTTAACGGCAAAACACTGGGAGGCTAAAGATGCCCATAAGTCCTGA
- a CDS encoding NADPH-dependent assimilatory sulfite reductase hemoprotein subunit, producing MTTTEITKPELHKTEKTKAELLKVESRGLRGNLAADLVSDESRFGSVSETLLKFHGIYQQKDRDRRKPGEPSTGGKPFTLMVRGRIPGGRLTAAQWLNWDEIADKYSSGGLRLTTRQSLQLHGILKSNLKATIKEINDALVTTTGACGDVVRNVTQAVNPWGDPKLAQLDKLTDLISKHFEASSSAYFEIFLDGQAVAEEKADPIYGTAYLPRKFKIGITAAGNNSIDILAQDLGLAATYDRSGLIDGYFVFVGGGMGMSHSNPDTHPRLASNLGWVPAAKVLQTTEAVVTVQRDYGNREDRNFARLKYLLDKNGVPWFRDEVTKRAGVNFEDRPLPAWQTPNYLGWHSHRDGTLTLGFHLLSGRIVDTPNRPLKAALRHIIENYHLPIQMTPDQDLILFGIQPSDKNAIESYLDAHGISPLSPRQLFDRALTCVALPTCSKALAEGERIGQEVFSALQDVLDRLNLSERAPTVRITGCPNGCARPYTAELGLVGQLPGHYAVFLGGDSEGQRLATKIKDKVPLAEIGGLFYRLASIWAAQGERGERLGDFSVRYGLDRLGAAL from the coding sequence ATGACGACTACAGAAATCACAAAACCAGAATTACATAAAACCGAAAAAACCAAGGCCGAACTACTTAAAGTAGAATCCCGTGGCCTACGGGGCAATCTCGCAGCGGATCTCGTCAGTGACGAGTCTCGCTTCGGCAGTGTGTCTGAGACCTTGCTTAAATTCCACGGCATATACCAGCAAAAAGACCGCGATCGTCGCAAACCCGGAGAACCCAGCACTGGCGGAAAACCCTTTACGCTGATGGTCCGCGGCCGGATCCCCGGAGGTCGCCTCACGGCAGCGCAGTGGCTAAACTGGGACGAGATTGCTGACAAATACTCATCGGGAGGTCTCAGGCTCACGACACGGCAGAGCTTGCAACTGCACGGCATCCTGAAGTCCAACCTTAAGGCGACGATCAAGGAAATAAACGACGCCTTGGTGACAACAACAGGTGCATGCGGCGACGTCGTTCGCAACGTTACGCAAGCAGTCAACCCATGGGGTGATCCCAAGCTGGCGCAACTGGACAAACTCACAGACTTGATTTCAAAGCATTTCGAGGCGAGTTCTTCGGCCTATTTCGAGATTTTTCTAGATGGCCAGGCTGTAGCAGAGGAAAAGGCGGACCCCATCTACGGCACAGCCTACCTGCCACGCAAGTTCAAGATTGGCATCACGGCCGCGGGCAACAATAGTATCGATATCTTGGCCCAGGATTTAGGCCTGGCCGCAACCTATGACCGTAGTGGCCTCATAGATGGCTATTTCGTCTTTGTGGGTGGCGGCATGGGGATGTCCCATAGTAATCCCGATACTCATCCGCGCCTGGCATCCAATCTAGGTTGGGTACCTGCCGCTAAAGTTTTACAAACAACAGAAGCAGTGGTCACCGTGCAGCGTGACTACGGCAATAGGGAGGACCGCAATTTCGCGCGGCTTAAATACCTTCTCGATAAAAATGGTGTGCCTTGGTTTCGCGACGAGGTCACCAAAAGAGCTGGCGTCAACTTTGAGGACCGCCCACTACCAGCGTGGCAAACACCCAACTATTTAGGATGGCATAGTCACCGTGACGGTACTCTGACGCTTGGGTTTCACTTACTCTCAGGCCGTATCGTCGACACTCCGAATCGGCCACTCAAAGCGGCTCTACGTCACATCATCGAAAACTACCACTTACCCATTCAGATGACACCGGACCAAGATCTTATTTTGTTTGGCATCCAGCCTAGCGACAAAAACGCGATAGAGAGTTACCTGGATGCGCACGGCATTAGCCCCTTAAGCCCGCGCCAACTCTTTGATCGCGCCCTCACCTGTGTGGCTCTGCCGACCTGCAGTAAAGCCTTGGCCGAGGGTGAGCGCATAGGACAAGAGGTATTCAGTGCCTTGCAGGACGTACTAGACCGCCTAAATCTTAGTGAGCGAGCGCCCACGGTGCGGATCACCGGCTGCCCTAATGGTTGTGCGCGCCCTTACACGGCAGAACTAGGCCTGGTGGGTCAGTTGCCCGGACACTACGCTGTATTCCTCGGTGGCGATAGCGAGGGGCAAAGGCTGGCGACCAAGATCAAAGACAAGGTGCCATTAGCAGAGATCGGCGGCCTATTCTATCGGCTTGCCAGTATTTGGGCCGCACAAGGGGAGCGCGGGGAACGCCTCGGTGACTTCTCCGTGCGCTACGGGCTTGACCGCCTGGGTGCTGCACTATGA
- a CDS encoding bifunctional precorrin-2 dehydrogenase/sirohydrochlorin ferrochelatase, which produces MASLLPIFLDLKNQPILLIGGKNSAAEKLHKLLATEAQITLVARSLSDEVRDLAAAHERVQVISRSWQLDDLREQRLVVSAVDHFKEHQKIAAAARSLGILVNTVDSPATTDCYFGAQVERGPLLIAISTHGRFPGLARALKIWINDLLPESISGDIEQLAGLRDRAKSVVPETTARMAALREQLDTWLGRQAKPVAN; this is translated from the coding sequence ATGGCGTCGTTACTGCCCATTTTTCTTGATTTAAAGAACCAGCCTATTTTGCTAATCGGCGGCAAAAACAGCGCCGCCGAGAAGTTACACAAACTTCTAGCAACAGAGGCCCAGATCACCCTGGTGGCGCGCAGCCTCAGTGATGAAGTGCGTGACCTAGCTGCTGCTCATGAGCGCGTTCAGGTCATCAGTCGCTCTTGGCAACTTGACGACCTGCGCGAGCAGCGGCTGGTCGTCTCAGCGGTCGATCACTTTAAAGAACATCAAAAAATCGCCGCCGCTGCAAGGTCGCTGGGCATCTTGGTCAATACCGTCGACTCACCAGCCACTACCGATTGCTATTTTGGCGCCCAAGTCGAGCGAGGCCCACTACTCATTGCGATATCAACGCACGGACGTTTTCCTGGACTCGCAAGAGCGCTCAAAATCTGGATCAACGATCTCCTACCAGAATCCATCAGCGGTGACATCGAGCAGCTTGCTGGCCTCCGCGACCGTGCCAAGTCGGTGGTTCCAGAAACGACGGCAAGGATGGCAGCACTGCGGGAGCAGCTAGATACCTGGCTAGGACGACAAGCAAAACCAGTAGCTAATTAG
- the cobA gene encoding uroporphyrinogen-III C-methyltransferase, whose translation MHPYPHITPFRRRAASDSKPGQVALVGAGSSSSGLDQLTIGALRAIAAADVVFYDALIADQVLALIPKSAIAIYTGKRCGQHALKQEEINALLVHWARLGFAVVRLKAGDPFIFGRGSEEIEALRQAGIAYRVVAGVSALNAVAANFTLPLTMRGAGNEFRAIQGHHLPQDAGYWHDLARYNGTVIIFMGSEKWQEIAQRLVIHGKDGTTPFAMIETASDGHQVVQRGTLAEAQTARFRRQTDGPAIIYFGHNVAFMDAAPSGDTTHDRFTLNELHLQKETAHGVVTAHFS comes from the coding sequence ATGCATCCCTATCCACACATTACTCCGTTTAGGCGTCGCGCTGCTAGCGACAGCAAACCAGGCCAGGTGGCCCTGGTAGGGGCAGGCTCAAGCTCTAGCGGTCTAGACCAGCTGACGATCGGGGCTCTGAGAGCCATCGCCGCGGCTGATGTCGTATTCTACGATGCCTTGATCGCTGACCAAGTCTTGGCCTTGATACCGAAGTCGGCCATCGCCATTTACACGGGTAAACGCTGCGGCCAACATGCGCTAAAGCAAGAGGAAATCAACGCACTACTAGTACATTGGGCGCGGCTTGGCTTCGCTGTCGTACGCCTGAAGGCAGGCGATCCCTTTATCTTTGGCAGGGGCAGCGAGGAGATCGAGGCGCTACGTCAAGCCGGCATCGCCTACCGTGTGGTAGCGGGCGTCAGCGCTCTCAATGCGGTTGCTGCCAACTTCACGCTGCCGTTGACCATGCGGGGCGCCGGCAATGAATTCCGTGCCATCCAGGGCCATCACCTGCCGCAAGACGCCGGCTACTGGCACGATCTTGCGCGGTACAACGGCACGGTGATCATCTTTATGGGCTCAGAAAAATGGCAGGAGATCGCCCAGCGTCTCGTCATTCACGGCAAGGACGGGACGACACCATTTGCGATGATTGAAACTGCCAGCGATGGACACCAGGTCGTTCAACGAGGGACTTTGGCAGAGGCGCAAACGGCGCGGTTTCGTCGCCAAACGGACGGACCAGCCATCATTTATTTTGGTCACAATGTTGCCTTTATGGATGCTGCACCCAGCGGCGATACCACTCACGACCGTTTCACCCTAAACGAGTTACACCTGCAAAAGGAGACTGCCCATGGCGTCGTTACTGCCCATTTTTCTTGA